A window from Aquiluna borgnonia encodes these proteins:
- a CDS encoding HNH endonuclease: protein MRTLVLNAGYEPLAVVSFKRALILVLNQKATVLAGAQAKTVHSATKEFELPAVILLQRYVRIPGARKIPVSRRGVLRRDNFRCGYCLKSANTIDHILPKSRGGKDTWENLVACCLRCNNAKSDKTPAEMGWELKFTPQMPSGVIWTVRGAEKEEPQWQEFLGMQRQAA from the coding sequence TTGCGCACACTAGTCCTAAACGCCGGTTATGAACCGCTGGCCGTGGTTTCTTTCAAGCGAGCACTGATACTTGTGCTCAACCAAAAGGCCACCGTGCTCGCCGGAGCCCAGGCGAAGACCGTTCACTCGGCAACCAAGGAGTTTGAGTTACCGGCTGTGATCTTGCTGCAGCGCTACGTGCGCATTCCAGGCGCCCGCAAAATTCCAGTCTCCCGCAGGGGAGTGCTTCGTCGCGATAATTTCCGCTGCGGTTACTGCCTAAAAAGCGCCAACACCATCGACCACATTCTTCCCAAGTCCAGAGGCGGCAAAGACACCTGGGAAAATCTGGTGGCGTGCTGTCTGAGGTGTAACAATGCCAAGAGCGACAAGACGCCGGCCGAAATGGGCTGGGAGCTCAAGTTCACCCCCCAAATGCCCTCAGGTGTGATCTGGACCGTTCGGGGTGCCGAGAAAGAAGAGCCGCAGTGGCAGGAGTTTCTCGGTATGCAGCGTCAAGCCGCCTAG
- a CDS encoding 5-formyltetrahydrofolate cyclo-ligase — METSSGKQGLRRQIQAQRPQSSQGLTSNLVRLALELNAQTIASYVSDPKEPDTSDFNSWVESLGKRLLLPRVSGEDLEFAQGPLTPGSFGLLEPTSEAALLGEADLILLPALAVDKAGVRLGKGKGFYDRALRAIAGIPLYAVVFDSEIYDQLPSEPHDRKVTGAITPTAIHHFKASAFG; from the coding sequence ATGGAAACTTCTTCGGGCAAGCAGGGGCTTCGCCGCCAAATTCAAGCGCAGCGCCCCCAGTCCTCTCAGGGACTCACCTCCAACCTGGTGCGGCTAGCCCTGGAACTCAATGCCCAAACGATAGCCAGCTACGTATCGGACCCAAAAGAGCCCGACACCTCAGATTTCAACTCCTGGGTAGAGAGCTTGGGCAAACGACTTTTACTTCCGAGGGTTTCTGGCGAAGATTTGGAATTTGCGCAGGGGCCGCTGACACCCGGTAGTTTTGGGCTCCTGGAGCCCACCTCTGAGGCTGCGCTACTGGGCGAGGCTGATCTGATCCTGCTACCGGCACTCGCGGTCGACAAAGCCGGCGTCAGGCTCGGTAAGGGGAAGGGCTTCTACGATCGCGCGCTGCGGGCAATTGCGGGCATTCCTCTCTACGCAGTGGTTTTCGATTCTGAAATTTACGATCAGCTCCCCTCGGAGCCCCACGACCGAAAAGTCACCGGGGCGATTACGCCAACAGCAATCCACCACTTCAAGGCAAGCGCCTTCGGTTAA
- a CDS encoding response regulator transcription factor: MESLKVLVVDDEPNIRDLLSASLRFAGHQVLSSPNGTDAINKIIETQPDIVLLDVMLPDISGFGVTKKIRSMGIETPILFLTARDDTEDKVTGLTVGGDDYVTKPFSLDEIMARINAIMRRTGKDGEAGSVIRVGELEMNEDAHEVTVAGQIVDLSPTEYQLLRYLATNPNRVLTKAQILDHVWEYDFNGEMGIVESYVSYLRKKLDPLSTEPLIVTKRGVGYMLKGPKG; encoded by the coding sequence ATGGAAAGCCTAAAAGTTCTAGTTGTTGACGACGAACCAAACATTCGCGATCTGCTTTCGGCAAGCCTTAGGTTTGCAGGGCACCAGGTGCTCTCCTCCCCCAATGGCACAGATGCCATCAACAAGATCATTGAGACTCAGCCCGATATCGTGCTTCTCGATGTGATGCTGCCAGACATCTCGGGCTTTGGGGTGACCAAAAAGATCCGCTCTATGGGCATCGAGACTCCTATTCTTTTTCTAACCGCCAGGGATGACACCGAGGACAAGGTCACCGGATTGACCGTTGGCGGCGATGATTACGTCACCAAACCCTTCAGCCTGGATGAAATCATGGCTCGCATCAACGCCATCATGCGCCGCACCGGCAAGGACGGTGAGGCCGGATCAGTGATTCGGGTCGGTGAGCTAGAAATGAACGAAGATGCCCACGAGGTCACCGTTGCCGGTCAGATAGTAGATCTTTCACCCACCGAGTACCAGTTGCTGCGCTACCTGGCAACCAATCCAAACCGGGTGCTGACCAAGGCTCAGATTTTGGACCACGTCTGGGAGTACGACTTCAACGGCGAGATGGGAATTGTGGAGTCCTACGTTTCCTACCTTCGCAAGAAGCTGGACCCGCTGAGCACAGAGCCGCTGATTGTCACCAAGCGCGGAGTTGGCTACATGCTCAAAGGTCCCAAGGGCTAG
- a CDS encoding DUF3027 domain-containing protein, producing MSLKVSPQELALAALLETTDSALVGELVSEQETEKNVIEVRFEAKLPAYPHWHWCVTLTQIDKRKPLQVAEINLLASENALLAPKWVPWAERLAEFRKQLRAEGKASSDAEADALIEGMRSAFSDHDPADSTEENTGHGSVKPPLKTRVRQRRVKRNQDEQNDSPEQSSDQDS from the coding sequence ATGAGCTTGAAGGTTAGCCCTCAGGAGCTTGCCCTCGCTGCTCTTTTAGAAACTACGGACTCTGCCCTGGTTGGTGAGCTGGTCTCAGAGCAGGAGACTGAAAAGAACGTCATCGAGGTCAGGTTTGAGGCAAAGCTCCCCGCCTACCCACACTGGCACTGGTGTGTGACTCTGACTCAAATCGACAAGCGCAAACCTCTACAGGTGGCTGAGATAAATCTTCTGGCCTCCGAGAATGCGCTGCTCGCGCCCAAGTGGGTGCCTTGGGCAGAGCGGCTCGCAGAGTTTCGCAAGCAGCTTCGTGCCGAAGGAAAAGCGAGTTCTGATGCCGAGGCCGATGCCCTTATAGAGGGAATGCGATCAGCTTTTTCTGACCATGATCCAGCCGATTCCACCGAGGAGAACACCGGTCACGGCAGTGTGAAGCCACCACTGAAGACCCGAGTCCGCCAGCGTCGGGTAAAGCGGAATCAAGACGAGCAAAACGATTCCCCAGAGCAAAGTTCCGACCAGGACAGCTAG
- a CDS encoding C40 family peptidase: MTLLTPLHHATRKEMRQKQLVAKKVEHHRLRTSLTMVAATGLLATSALPSYGFDPETTAMSGLARDNTMVEISAPSQGLSVAAVRAVEFSRGDYQPAEASEFEVRSSSRRYDGPTAADYVLDPRFTNVTSGNIMKASAELVGTPYVYGGETPAGFDCSGYVMFVYSQFGMDLPHSVYQQAKLGEKISLDEAIPGDIVVFNDYSHNGIYAGNGNFYHAPQPGDRVKLAPIFTDRYHIIRLADIDN, translated from the coding sequence TTGACCCTATTAACGCCGCTGCATCACGCTACTCGCAAAGAGATGCGCCAGAAGCAGCTTGTCGCCAAGAAAGTGGAGCACCACAGGCTCAGGACTTCCCTGACCATGGTTGCCGCCACTGGTTTGCTGGCGACCAGTGCGTTGCCCTCCTATGGATTTGATCCCGAGACCACTGCCATGTCTGGGCTTGCCAGAGACAACACCATGGTTGAAATTTCAGCTCCGTCGCAAGGACTTTCGGTGGCCGCGGTTCGCGCCGTGGAATTCTCCCGCGGGGATTACCAGCCTGCAGAGGCATCAGAGTTTGAAGTCAGATCATCCTCCCGCCGCTACGACGGACCAACGGCTGCCGATTACGTGCTGGACCCTAGGTTTACCAACGTCACCAGTGGAAACATCATGAAGGCATCTGCCGAGCTGGTGGGCACTCCCTACGTCTACGGTGGCGAGACCCCGGCGGGATTTGACTGCTCTGGATACGTCATGTTTGTTTACTCGCAGTTTGGAATGGATCTTCCACACAGCGTTTACCAGCAGGCAAAGCTTGGCGAGAAAATTTCTCTGGATGAAGCAATCCCCGGAGACATCGTGGTCTTCAACGACTACAGCCACAATGGCATTTACGCGGGGAACGGCAACTTCTACCACGCTCCTCAGCCGGGTGACCGAGTCAAGTTGGCACCCATTTTCACTGACCGCTACCACATCATTCGGCTAGCGGATATCGACAACTGA
- a CDS encoding DNA repair helicase XPB, whose amino-acid sequence MSLGPLIVQSDRTVLLETDHELAQQARHELAIFAELERAPEHIHTYRITRLGLWNARAAGHDANFIVDSLKRYSKYPVPEGVEREIHSTIARYGRLTIDRDEGGLVLRSEDAAVIAEVSSHKKISELLEAPVEKGYRVKDWARGQLKQELLKLGWPAEDNAGFTPGTPFEISLDQSGWSLRGYQREAVEKFEAGGSGVVVLPCGAGKTLVGAATMAQIKTNTLILVTNTVSARQWRDELISRTSLKAEDIGEYSGSTKELAPVTIATYQILTTKRKGEFAHLALLNARDWGLIVYDEVHLLPAPIFKMTADLQARRRLGLTATLVREDGRESDVFSLIGPKRFDAPWKEIEAQGYIAPAACYEIRVELPEETRMQYAISDQDQRFRIAATAAAKMPIIKALLKKHAGEPTLIIGQYLDQIEEVSAALNIPKLTGETDVAERERLFAQFRRGELTALVVSKVANFSVDLPEASVAIQISGAFGSRQEEAQRLGRLLRPKADGRSAAFYTLVSRDTAEQDFAQNRQRFLAEQGYSYEILDSDEI is encoded by the coding sequence ATGTCTTTGGGGCCACTGATCGTTCAATCTGATCGCACTGTGCTGCTGGAAACTGACCATGAATTGGCACAGCAGGCAAGGCACGAGCTGGCCATATTTGCCGAACTAGAGCGTGCTCCGGAGCACATTCACACGTATCGGATCACCAGGCTCGGTCTCTGGAACGCCAGAGCTGCTGGGCACGACGCCAATTTCATAGTTGATTCGCTCAAGCGCTACAGCAAGTACCCGGTGCCAGAGGGTGTGGAGCGGGAAATTCACAGCACTATCGCGCGCTACGGTCGACTCACCATCGACCGAGACGAGGGCGGCCTAGTGCTGCGCTCCGAAGACGCCGCCGTGATAGCGGAGGTTTCCAGCCACAAAAAGATTTCTGAGCTTTTGGAGGCACCGGTTGAAAAGGGATACCGGGTTAAGGATTGGGCGCGCGGGCAACTCAAGCAGGAGCTACTAAAACTAGGCTGGCCTGCCGAGGACAACGCCGGGTTCACACCGGGCACCCCATTTGAAATCTCCCTTGACCAGTCAGGCTGGTCGCTGCGCGGCTATCAGCGGGAGGCAGTGGAGAAGTTCGAAGCTGGCGGTTCTGGCGTCGTAGTGCTGCCCTGCGGTGCCGGCAAGACCTTGGTTGGCGCAGCCACCATGGCGCAAATCAAAACCAACACCCTGATCTTGGTGACCAACACCGTTTCGGCAAGGCAGTGGCGCGATGAACTGATTTCCCGAACCTCTCTGAAGGCCGAGGACATTGGAGAATACTCCGGCTCCACCAAGGAGCTAGCTCCCGTGACAATCGCCACCTACCAAATTCTCACCACAAAGCGAAAAGGTGAGTTTGCCCACCTCGCTCTGCTAAACGCCAGAGACTGGGGCCTGATCGTCTACGACGAAGTCCACCTGCTTCCAGCGCCCATTTTCAAAATGACCGCCGACCTTCAGGCTCGCAGGCGTTTGGGACTAACCGCGACCTTGGTTCGCGAGGATGGCAGGGAGTCCGATGTGTTCTCGCTGATCGGACCCAAGCGCTTTGACGCCCCCTGGAAGGAAATTGAAGCCCAGGGTTACATCGCGCCAGCCGCCTGCTACGAAATCAGGGTTGAGCTTCCGGAAGAAACCAGAATGCAGTACGCGATTTCCGATCAGGACCAGCGTTTCCGAATCGCTGCCACCGCCGCAGCCAAAATGCCAATCATCAAGGCGCTGCTCAAAAAACACGCTGGCGAGCCAACTCTGATTATTGGTCAGTACCTAGATCAAATCGAAGAGGTTTCCGCCGCACTGAACATCCCTAAGCTCACCGGCGAGACGGATGTTGCCGAGCGAGAGCGATTGTTTGCGCAGTTTAGAAGGGGTGAGCTAACCGCCCTGGTGGTTTCAAAGGTTGCCAACTTCTCGGTTGACCTGCCCGAGGCCTCAGTTGCCATTCAAATCTCCGGGGCCTTCGGTTCTCGCCAGGAGGAGGCGCAGCGCCTGGGTCGCCTTCTGCGCCCCAAAGCCGACGGCCGCTCCGCAGCTTTCTACACGCTGGTGTCACGAGACACCGCCGAGCAAGATTTCGCTCAGAACCGCCAGCGCTTTTTGGCCGAGCAAGGCTACTCCTACGAGATCTTGGACTCCGACGAGATTTAG
- a CDS encoding helicase-associated domain-containing protein has product MSDLIDLAARLRKLDEASLAQVLQGVSSAQSLGDLFDLARALLSKSQLETRIRTLDSESLNLLRSGASNHYLSERFLGTEEHSYEAATALAQELQPITQKALKLDLSCAELTNYETQLALTELLFACERHYLEVMRQGLRAADTKGIAQTLKLEVPRLQLIFQLAQLAGLVTSFGDRYVASEAGMTWLEQDPAERWLVLATAIWDLPKLENSQGHLGALLSQTYPLLDIGKLNFLRFSHLLGLTSNLEMTPLMAAASADLANAAVQVKLQYPAPATRVILQGDLSIVAPGPVNTQVHRQLDLVAQSEDLGLACRFRLSMNSVLHAMETGLSAGAISDLLEHLSSSKLPQPMHYLIGEVQRKFGELRVSEFETGALLEAKDPIVLTQISNEATLNSLMLKRSADGLVSRLAPELIYFNLRDAGYPVVMVDGEGQIISPRVRQQIEIASNPDLNLALAKSLMTQEAREPDAEDQLRQLQFALKNKLKVGLRVDMPEGELEFQMTPLGIAGGRFRGRDVEKEAERTLPLSRIKAVWLS; this is encoded by the coding sequence TTGTCTGATCTCATTGATCTAGCCGCCCGCCTCAGGAAACTTGATGAGGCCTCTCTGGCCCAGGTGCTCCAAGGGGTTTCCTCAGCCCAGAGCCTAGGTGACCTATTCGACTTGGCTAGGGCTTTACTCTCTAAAAGTCAACTAGAAACCAGGATTCGAACCCTCGACTCAGAGAGCCTGAACCTGCTTCGAAGTGGGGCCTCAAACCATTACCTCAGTGAGAGATTTTTGGGGACCGAGGAGCACTCCTATGAGGCTGCGACTGCCCTGGCCCAAGAACTGCAGCCAATTACCCAAAAGGCTCTCAAGCTCGATTTGAGCTGCGCTGAGCTAACCAACTATGAGACTCAGCTGGCACTGACCGAATTACTGTTTGCCTGCGAACGTCACTACCTGGAGGTCATGCGCCAGGGCCTCAGAGCGGCCGACACCAAAGGAATTGCCCAAACCCTCAAACTTGAGGTTCCAAGACTTCAGCTGATTTTCCAGCTCGCCCAGCTAGCCGGCCTTGTCACGAGCTTCGGAGATCGATATGTCGCCAGCGAAGCCGGGATGACCTGGCTTGAGCAGGATCCAGCCGAGCGCTGGTTGGTGTTAGCAACCGCAATCTGGGATCTGCCGAAGTTGGAAAATTCCCAAGGTCACCTAGGTGCTTTGCTGTCGCAGACCTATCCGCTACTTGATATTGGAAAACTAAATTTTCTTCGCTTCTCACACCTGCTTGGTTTAACGTCCAACCTTGAAATGACGCCCCTCATGGCGGCAGCGAGCGCCGACCTGGCCAATGCTGCAGTTCAGGTGAAGCTGCAGTACCCGGCCCCTGCCACCAGGGTAATTCTCCAGGGGGATTTGAGTATTGTGGCGCCTGGACCGGTGAACACCCAGGTTCACCGTCAGCTGGATCTAGTGGCGCAATCTGAAGACCTGGGACTAGCCTGCCGATTCAGGCTCTCTATGAACTCGGTGCTGCACGCCATGGAGACCGGCCTGAGCGCAGGGGCAATAAGCGATTTGCTCGAGCATTTGAGCTCCAGCAAGCTGCCGCAGCCGATGCACTACCTGATCGGGGAGGTGCAGCGAAAGTTTGGCGAGTTGAGGGTCAGCGAGTTCGAGACCGGTGCGCTCCTGGAGGCCAAGGACCCAATCGTGCTCACTCAAATTTCAAATGAAGCCACCTTGAATTCACTCATGCTAAAGAGATCTGCCGATGGACTGGTCTCTCGCCTCGCACCTGAGTTGATTTACTTCAATCTCCGCGATGCCGGATACCCGGTTGTGATGGTTGATGGAGAAGGGCAAATTATTTCACCTCGGGTTCGCCAGCAGATTGAAATTGCTTCTAATCCTGACCTCAACCTGGCGCTAGCCAAATCACTCATGACGCAGGAGGCGAGAGAGCCGGACGCTGAAGACCAGCTTCGCCAATTGCAGTTTGCCCTGAAGAACAAACTAAAGGTTGGCCTTCGAGTTGACATGCCCGAGGGCGAGCTCGAATTTCAAATGACACCACTTGGGATAGCCGGTGGCAGATTCCGCGGGCGGGATGTTGAGAAAGAGGCCGAGCGAACTCTGCCGCTGTCAAGAATCAAGGCGGTTTGGCTGAGTTAG
- a CDS encoding cold shock domain-containing protein: MPTGKVKFFDDDKGFGFIQGDDGTEVFLHISALPAGTSTIKPGSRVEYGIVDGRKGAQALSVRVIEVPTLVSVNRKPAEDLAIITEDLIRLLDQIGGNLKRGKYPESAHSKKVAQLLRRVADELEG, encoded by the coding sequence ATGCCAACCGGCAAAGTTAAATTCTTCGATGACGACAAGGGCTTCGGGTTCATTCAGGGCGATGACGGCACCGAGGTCTTTTTGCACATTTCTGCACTTCCTGCGGGAACCTCAACCATCAAGCCCGGCAGCCGTGTCGAATACGGCATCGTCGATGGCCGCAAGGGCGCTCAAGCGCTATCGGTTCGAGTCATTGAGGTGCCTACCCTGGTCTCGGTAAACCGCAAGCCAGCCGAAGACCTGGCCATTATTACCGAAGATTTGATTCGCCTGCTCGACCAAATTGGCGGCAACCTAAAGCGCGGAAAGTATCCCGAGAGCGCTCACTCCAAGAAGGTAGCGCAGCTGTTGCGCAGGGTTGCCGATGAGCTTGAAGGTTAG
- a CDS encoding sensor histidine kinase yields the protein MPGKFLQVWERISLRAKLTTLSVGLIGLLLSVSSAGTVALLSTYLQRNTDTLLIATASTLAGENPLQVQRRVANGDLTLPALPSDYYIAILNADGEQFIGLVSSAGNDRTLPNFQNFTLDVVLETEGVPFDVDVTQEPGPRGEWRLVALPLTRANGSVVVALPTSTNRQIITEYGSIGGRFGVFLLVLSGLSIWLTITSALRPLREVERTAKSIKSGDFSSRLVARHGKTEIGRLNRALNSMLDSVEGAVRGKDKTLEQMRRFVSDASHELRTPLVTVRGYAELYRMGAIKKPKDIAEAMDRIESEAIRMSGLVESLLTLTRMDELQQLNLEKHDLADLAEQVAKDARVANPAVEFKVMCQAPIEPFEMDGNRIKQVLTNLVANASRFAPEGSEVSIELLKAEDKVQVNVVDHGEGIPEALQEKVFDRFYRADNSRNRETGGSGLGLAIARSIVNAHKGRIWVEATPGGGATFSVELPMAR from the coding sequence TTGCCAGGCAAGTTTCTCCAGGTTTGGGAGCGCATATCGCTCCGCGCCAAGCTCACTACATTGTCAGTGGGCCTGATTGGTTTGCTACTAAGCGTCTCAAGTGCCGGAACGGTAGCTCTTCTAAGCACCTACCTGCAGCGCAATACTGACACGCTGCTGATTGCAACCGCGTCGACCCTGGCGGGAGAGAACCCACTTCAGGTTCAACGCCGCGTGGCCAATGGAGATTTGACCCTGCCTGCGCTTCCGTCCGACTACTACATTGCAATCTTGAATGCCGATGGCGAGCAGTTCATCGGTCTGGTCTCCTCCGCCGGCAACGATCGCACGCTGCCTAATTTCCAAAATTTCACCCTAGATGTAGTGCTCGAAACCGAGGGTGTGCCGTTTGATGTTGATGTCACGCAAGAACCCGGACCAAGAGGCGAGTGGCGTCTGGTGGCACTGCCGCTTACCAGGGCAAATGGCTCAGTGGTGGTAGCTCTACCAACCAGCACAAACCGTCAAATCATCACCGAGTACGGCAGCATTGGCGGCCGCTTCGGAGTTTTCCTTTTGGTTCTCTCCGGATTGAGTATTTGGCTAACCATCACCTCGGCCCTGAGACCGCTTCGCGAGGTTGAGCGAACCGCCAAGTCCATCAAATCCGGAGACTTTTCCTCGCGTCTGGTGGCTCGCCACGGCAAGACTGAAATTGGCAGGCTGAACCGAGCATTGAACAGCATGTTGGATTCGGTTGAGGGAGCCGTGCGCGGCAAAGACAAAACCCTGGAGCAAATGCGTCGCTTTGTCTCAGATGCCAGCCATGAGCTGCGCACCCCGCTTGTGACGGTACGTGGCTACGCAGAGCTTTACCGGATGGGTGCGATCAAAAAGCCAAAAGACATTGCTGAGGCCATGGATCGAATTGAATCCGAAGCGATTCGAATGTCTGGTCTAGTGGAGAGCTTGTTGACCCTGACGCGGATGGATGAACTCCAGCAGCTCAACCTTGAAAAGCATGACCTTGCTGACCTTGCAGAGCAGGTGGCCAAGGATGCCCGGGTTGCTAACCCCGCGGTGGAATTCAAAGTGATGTGCCAAGCTCCTATTGAGCCATTTGAGATGGATGGCAATCGCATCAAGCAAGTGCTGACCAACCTGGTGGCTAACGCTTCGAGGTTCGCCCCCGAGGGCTCGGAGGTCTCTATTGAACTTCTCAAGGCCGAAGACAAAGTGCAGGTGAACGTGGTTGACCACGGTGAGGGCATTCCTGAAGCCCTGCAGGAAAAAGTATTTGATCGCTTCTACCGAGCCGATAACTCGCGCAATCGCGAAACTGGAGGCTCTGGGCTTGGCTTGGCTATTGCCCGCAGCATCGTAAACGCCCACAAGGGCAGGATCTGGGTGGAAGCCACTCCTGGGGGCGGAGCAACTTTCAGCGTTGAACTGCCAATGGCCAGGTAG
- a CDS encoding FmdB family zinc ribbon protein: MPTYSYVCKDCQHSFDAQQSFSDAALEICPICQGSLRKQFGNLGVTFKGSGFYKTDSAAPSTSSD; this comes from the coding sequence TTGCCAACCTACTCTTACGTCTGCAAGGACTGCCAGCACAGCTTTGATGCTCAGCAGTCGTTCAGCGATGCCGCATTGGAAATTTGCCCCATTTGCCAGGGTTCGCTGCGCAAGCAGTTTGGCAATCTCGGAGTCACTTTCAAAGGCTCAGGTTTTTACAAAACCGACTCTGCCGCTCCAAGCACTTCAAGCGACTAG
- the serC gene encoding phosphoserine transaminase, giving the protein MAEIKIPGELLPKDGRFGCGPSRTRVEQLSNFLGQGASLLGTSHRQAPVKNLVGEIRQGLLDLFRAPQGYEVVLGNGGSTAFWDAAAFSMVEKKAQALVHGEFGSKFASALTNPWLEKPVVVNAPAGSRGEFEPSADIDSYVYPHNETSTGVVTAVKRAASSGLMFTDATSAAGGIDFELSETDVYYFAPQKNFASDGGLWLALLSPAAIERVESIAASDRYIPEFLSVKTALDNSRLNQTLNTPAIATLFLLNDQIQWINKNGGLKWADARTKQSSNLLYQWAERTESAYAFVANPDHRSQVVVTIDFDESVDASYITSTLRANGVVDVEPYRKLGRNQIRVATFVATEPAEVERLIASIDYILEQR; this is encoded by the coding sequence ATGGCTGAGATAAAGATCCCTGGTGAACTGCTACCCAAAGATGGTCGATTCGGCTGCGGTCCCTCGAGGACCAGGGTGGAGCAGCTGTCAAATTTCCTAGGTCAGGGCGCCTCTCTGCTGGGTACCAGCCACCGCCAAGCACCAGTGAAAAACCTAGTGGGCGAGATTCGACAGGGCCTCTTGGATTTGTTCAGGGCTCCGCAAGGCTACGAGGTGGTGCTGGGAAACGGTGGCTCCACGGCATTCTGGGATGCTGCAGCGTTTAGCATGGTGGAGAAAAAGGCCCAGGCTTTGGTGCACGGTGAATTTGGATCAAAATTTGCATCTGCACTCACCAACCCGTGGCTGGAAAAACCAGTAGTTGTAAATGCGCCTGCCGGCTCCAGAGGCGAATTTGAACCATCAGCTGACATTGACTCCTATGTCTACCCGCACAACGAGACATCCACTGGTGTAGTCACCGCGGTCAAGCGCGCAGCGAGCTCGGGACTAATGTTCACCGATGCCACCAGCGCCGCCGGCGGCATTGATTTTGAGCTCTCCGAGACTGACGTTTACTACTTCGCTCCGCAGAAGAACTTTGCATCCGATGGCGGTCTATGGTTAGCGCTGCTTTCGCCAGCAGCAATCGAACGAGTCGAGTCGATTGCTGCCTCTGACCGCTACATCCCAGAGTTCCTAAGTGTCAAAACCGCACTGGATAACTCCAGGCTGAACCAAACTCTCAACACCCCAGCCATCGCAACCCTGTTCCTGCTCAACGACCAGATTCAATGGATCAATAAAAATGGCGGCCTGAAGTGGGCGGATGCAAGAACTAAGCAGAGTTCAAACTTGCTTTACCAGTGGGCAGAGCGGACCGAATCCGCCTACGCTTTTGTGGCAAACCCGGATCACCGCTCGCAGGTTGTTGTCACCATTGACTTTGACGAAAGCGTGGATGCCAGCTACATCACATCAACTCTGCGCGCAAACGGGGTGGTAGATGTTGAGCCTTATCGAAAGCTCGGCAGAAACCAAATTCGGGTGGCGACCTTCGTAGCCACCGAGCCGGCCGAGGTGGAAAGACTCATCGCATCAATCGACTACATTCTGGAGCAGCGCTGA
- a CDS encoding metal-dependent transcriptional regulator: MTDLIDTTEMYLKAIFELEEEGITPMRARIAERLDHSGPTVSQTVARMERDGLLRVGLDRQLEFTDEGRLTATEVMRKHRLAERLLLEVIGLEWELVHEEACRWEHVMSEAVERKLLTLLSDPTVSPYGMPVPGLELLGTQPPEQIPCHPVSSLSAGNYTLARIGEPIQVDQEFLLQLRDLGLVPGVRIEVSLQAGSWLVTAQGKAEGMLLDEVIASHLFACE; encoded by the coding sequence ATGACCGATTTGATCGACACCACCGAGATGTACCTCAAAGCCATCTTTGAGCTGGAGGAGGAGGGCATCACTCCGATGCGTGCCCGCATCGCTGAGCGCCTGGATCACTCCGGCCCCACGGTCTCCCAAACTGTTGCCCGGATGGAGCGAGACGGCCTTCTAAGGGTTGGGCTGGACCGCCAACTCGAATTCACCGATGAGGGAAGACTCACAGCCACCGAGGTCATGCGGAAGCACCGCCTTGCCGAAAGGTTACTGCTAGAGGTAATTGGCCTGGAGTGGGAACTGGTTCACGAGGAAGCCTGCCGCTGGGAGCACGTCATGAGCGAGGCGGTAGAGCGAAAGTTGCTGACACTGCTCTCTGACCCAACAGTTTCTCCCTACGGAATGCCAGTTCCAGGATTAGAGCTATTAGGAACTCAACCACCCGAGCAAATTCCGTGCCACCCGGTTTCCTCGCTGTCCGCCGGCAATTACACCTTGGCTCGCATCGGGGAGCCGATTCAAGTTGATCAGGAGTTCTTGTTGCAGCTTCGAGATTTGGGTCTGGTGCCCGGGGTCCGCATCGAAGTGTCCCTGCAAGCTGGAAGCTGGTTGGTTACCGCCCAGGGTAAAGCTGAGGGAATGCTGTTAGATGAGGTAATAGCGTCTCATTTGTTCGCGTGTGAGTAA
- a CDS encoding TetR/AcrR family transcriptional regulator — protein MARPRKFNEGDVIALAGQTFAKLGFHGTSIDDLLLSTNLQRGSLYQAFGSKLGLFKIVLASALNEGWEQRDLSLNLMIVAIRDLAGEDRDIRNLCVEAIEKTFNDSTLDAAKTFGMQLLKNLEETHAKL, from the coding sequence ATGGCCAGACCGAGGAAATTCAACGAGGGTGATGTGATTGCCCTTGCAGGCCAAACCTTTGCAAAACTCGGCTTCCACGGAACCAGCATTGATGATTTGCTGCTGTCCACCAACTTGCAGCGCGGAAGCCTTTATCAGGCCTTTGGCTCAAAGCTCGGGCTATTCAAGATTGTGCTAGCCAGCGCGCTAAACGAAGGTTGGGAGCAAAGAGATCTTTCACTCAACCTGATGATTGTCGCCATCAGAGATCTAGCCGGCGAAGATCGAGACATTAGAAATCTTTGCGTTGAAGCAATTGAAAAGACTTTCAATGACAGCACCTTGGACGCAGCAAAAACATTCGGAATGCAGCTACTGAAAAACCTGGAGGAAACCCATGCCAAGCTATGA